A window of Photobacterium sp. GJ3 contains these coding sequences:
- a CDS encoding (2Fe-2S)-binding protein: MTHITRKQDITPILDETFRIRVDETEVDAVPGESVLSTLLANEFRRIMKNDYGQSSGAFCGMGVCHCCMVSINGRHKKRACQTIVQPGMEVSTCRNRVVEGADQNV, translated from the coding sequence ATGACACATATAACAAGAAAGCAGGATATTACACCAATCCTTGATGAAACCTTTCGGATACGGGTGGATGAGACTGAAGTCGATGCTGTACCCGGAGAAAGTGTTCTGAGTACATTACTGGCGAACGAGTTCAGACGCATCATGAAAAATGATTACGGGCAGTCATCCGGTGCCTTCTGTGGCATGGGGGTGTGTCATTGCTGCATGGTCAGCATCAATGGACGCCATAAAAAACGTGCCTGCCAGACCATCGTTCAGCCTGGTATGGAAGTTAGCACTTGTCGTAACCGTGTTGTAGAAGGAGCTGATCAGAATGTCTGA
- a CDS encoding FAD-binding oxidoreductase, whose amino-acid sequence MSQYDVVICGGGVIGGSVAYALSRNQDLKIALVDYKNPGNASRASAGGLWAMGESTGLGCGVILFKTLSKQLQEGADVSQAEGMKPHIMPKPFFDLAMMSNAMYPALNQELLEKHGVDMRFEKTGLKFVLFDQYDRIYAEHIAAAVPDRQQHIRWLDRDTLLSEEPNISREAIGAMEFDTDHQINPYRLNDAYVEAARQNGVDLYLNTKITGIERQGNRVTAVQTSRGKLNCGMIINAGGAWAEQISLWATGMQMPVFPVKGQVLVSEKLPKILNGCITTSDCYIAQKDNGEILIGSTTEERGYDTSTDLTLLKQLAQGATKSIPQLRDMNIKRCWAGLRPGSPDELPILGPMPGVEGYMNACGHFRTGMLTSAITGKLLNELVRGESTSVDISPFLYDRFLNERGKWWVNITSKPACNLGEVC is encoded by the coding sequence ATGAGTCAATATGATGTGGTGATTTGCGGCGGCGGTGTGATTGGCGGTTCGGTTGCCTACGCTCTCAGCAGAAATCAGGATCTGAAGATCGCACTGGTCGATTATAAAAATCCGGGGAATGCCTCGCGGGCGTCTGCGGGTGGTTTATGGGCCATGGGCGAGTCTACCGGTCTTGGCTGCGGTGTGATTTTGTTTAAAACCTTGTCGAAACAGCTTCAGGAAGGGGCCGATGTCTCTCAGGCCGAGGGCATGAAGCCGCACATCATGCCAAAACCGTTTTTTGATCTGGCAATGATGTCGAACGCCATGTATCCGGCACTCAATCAGGAATTGCTGGAAAAGCACGGCGTTGATATGAGATTTGAAAAAACCGGACTGAAGTTTGTGCTGTTTGATCAGTACGACCGGATTTACGCCGAACATATCGCCGCCGCTGTGCCAGACCGGCAGCAGCATATCCGCTGGTTAGATCGGGATACCCTGCTCAGTGAGGAGCCGAATATTTCCCGGGAAGCCATTGGTGCCATGGAGTTTGATACCGACCATCAGATCAATCCGTACCGGCTGAATGACGCATACGTGGAAGCGGCCCGTCAGAACGGTGTCGACCTGTACCTCAATACCAAAATCACGGGGATTGAGCGTCAGGGGAACCGGGTGACCGCCGTGCAGACTTCTCGCGGTAAACTGAACTGCGGCATGATCATCAATGCCGGTGGCGCCTGGGCTGAACAAATCAGCCTGTGGGCAACAGGCATGCAAATGCCGGTTTTCCCGGTGAAAGGTCAGGTGCTGGTTTCAGAAAAGCTGCCGAAAATCCTCAATGGCTGTATCACCACCAGTGATTGTTACATTGCTCAGAAGGATAACGGCGAGATTCTGATTGGCTCGACAACCGAAGAGCGTGGTTATGACACCAGTACCGATCTGACCCTGCTCAAGCAACTGGCACAAGGCGCAACGAAGTCCATCCCTCAATTGCGGGATATGAATATCAAGCGTTGCTGGGCCGGATTACGTCCCGGTTCGCCGGACGAGCTGCCGATTCTTGGTCCGATGCCGGGTGTTGAAGGGTACATGAATGCGTGCGGGCATTTCCGGACGGGCATGCTGACCTCTGCAATCACAGGTAAGTTGCTGAATGAACTGGTCCGCGGCGAATCAACCAGCGTGGATATCAGCCCCTTCCTGTATGATCGTTTCCTGAACGAACGGGGGAAATGGTGGGTGAATATCACCTCGAAGCCAGCCTGTAATTTGGGTGAAGTTTGCTGA
- a CDS encoding FAD/NAD(P)-binding oxidoreductase, with the protein MSESIVVVGAGPAGMSIATTLSEHGIRTTVVDESPKAGGVIYRGPWRTTQTMPHLDENLQKKIRLQQELVVKHQANIQLQTETRVLGPLANNQLLLSHHDKLSQLDFDYLFLATGCQERSIPFPGWQLPGVMLTGGIQLQLKSGLVRPGHQAVLTGTGPLLILVACQLHRAGVAVQGVFDATPFMEISKEVLALLNRPQVTLEGMSLMAYLKRHRIPVKYGWGIVKAEGGDTLERVAVAPYNRNWEADKQHLEWIDADLLGVGYGFASRSQLAQLMDLNVRVDEFSGLIPVTDAQQRSSRENIFCAGDSARFAGADVAIVEGQIAALSLVAELKPEKATDIQAQLTELQKTLRRYYRFRGAFDRANQRKKGLLQLPEPDTVICRCEQVKRSAIDQAIHEGCRDTVSLKMRTRVTMGDCQGKTCGHYCYDRLAQEGFHNEQGHFRTRFPLDPIPFSAMEDEA; encoded by the coding sequence ATGTCTGAGTCGATTGTAGTTGTGGGCGCAGGCCCTGCCGGGATGTCGATCGCGACAACATTGTCTGAACACGGCATACGCACCACGGTGGTGGATGAGTCGCCAAAAGCTGGTGGCGTGATCTACCGGGGACCGTGGCGGACGACGCAAACCATGCCCCATCTGGATGAAAATCTGCAAAAAAAAATCCGGTTACAACAAGAATTGGTGGTGAAGCATCAGGCCAACATTCAATTGCAGACAGAAACCCGGGTCCTGGGGCCGCTGGCGAATAACCAGTTGCTGTTGTCACACCATGACAAACTGTCTCAGTTGGATTTTGACTATCTGTTTTTAGCAACAGGTTGTCAGGAGCGAAGCATTCCGTTTCCCGGATGGCAGTTACCGGGTGTGATGCTGACCGGGGGGATTCAGTTACAGCTGAAAAGCGGGCTGGTGCGTCCTGGCCATCAGGCCGTTCTAACGGGCACCGGCCCCTTGCTGATTCTGGTGGCCTGTCAGCTTCATCGTGCCGGTGTCGCCGTTCAAGGTGTCTTTGATGCCACGCCGTTTATGGAGATCAGCAAAGAGGTACTGGCTTTGCTGAACCGTCCGCAAGTGACCCTGGAAGGGATGTCGCTGATGGCCTATCTCAAGCGTCATCGCATTCCGGTGAAATATGGCTGGGGGATCGTGAAAGCCGAAGGTGGCGACACCCTTGAACGTGTTGCCGTCGCGCCCTATAACCGAAACTGGGAAGCGGACAAACAGCATCTTGAATGGATTGATGCTGATTTGCTGGGGGTTGGCTACGGTTTTGCATCCCGCTCACAATTGGCGCAGCTGATGGATCTCAATGTTCGGGTGGATGAGTTCAGTGGTTTGATTCCGGTCACGGATGCCCAGCAACGGAGCAGCCGTGAGAATATTTTCTGTGCCGGTGACTCCGCGCGTTTTGCCGGTGCCGATGTCGCGATTGTCGAAGGGCAGATCGCAGCTCTGTCACTGGTGGCTGAATTGAAGCCGGAAAAAGCAACAGACATACAGGCGCAACTGACAGAACTGCAGAAAACGCTGCGACGCTATTATCGCTTCCGGGGAGCGTTTGACCGGGCCAACCAGCGCAAGAAAGGATTGCTGCAATTGCCTGAGCCTGACACCGTGATTTGCCGTTGCGAGCAGGTGAAACGTTCCGCGATTGATCAAGCGATTCATGAAGGATGCCGGGATACCGTGAGCCTGAAAATGCGCACCCGCGTCACCATGGGTGACTGTCAGGGGAAAACCTGCGGTCATTACTGTTACGACCGGCTGGCCCAGGAGGGCTTCCACAACGAGCAGGGGCACTTCAGAACCCGGTTCCCGCTCGATCCGATTCCTTTTTCAGCCATGGAGGACGAAGCATGA
- the creC gene encoding two-component system sensor histidine kinase CreC — protein sequence MSRWPRIPLGIRLFILFFILVAFTAYVVSQTMVQELKPSMRQATEETLVDMAHLLAVLAEADLASGNMTQSKLTQLITTYGKREPNALIWEVGKHAINHRIYITDRQGIVVADSWQQDIGKDFSQWNDVYLTLRGQYGARSTPLDPADPASSIMHIAAPVYHNGQIIGSVTVAKANRSIQPFIDQTKRNLAFWMLLMTGLVLIVGGLLAWRINSALSKLAGYAEKMGAGEKVAKPRFRIFYEFAGLSDALEKLRSQLDGKQYVEDYVQTLTHELKSPLSAIKGASEILQMPLPEAKVTHFAGNIERESNRMQQLIEQLLELAKLEKMPQLEQVSRISFETLINPVMQSADARLSVNKSSCHLIVDNPCTIHGDQFLLQQALFNLMENALDFVRPGGRIEWRISQSDGLMAIRLFNEGPHIPDYALPRLTERFYSLPRENGAKSTGLGLNFVEQVTKLHQGELAIQNTADGVSVTLTFPSP from the coding sequence ATGAGTCGCTGGCCCCGGATCCCTCTTGGCATCCGTCTGTTTATCCTGTTTTTTATTCTGGTTGCTTTCACGGCTTATGTCGTCAGTCAAACCATGGTTCAGGAGCTCAAGCCCAGTATGCGTCAGGCGACTGAAGAAACCTTAGTCGACATGGCTCACCTTCTGGCGGTGCTTGCCGAAGCGGATCTAGCCAGCGGCAACATGACACAAAGTAAGCTGACCCAACTGATCACAACCTACGGCAAGCGAGAGCCCAATGCCCTGATTTGGGAGGTCGGTAAACATGCCATCAACCACAGAATTTACATCACGGATCGGCAGGGCATCGTTGTGGCAGATTCGTGGCAACAGGATATCGGCAAAGATTTCTCGCAATGGAACGATGTTTACCTGACCTTGCGGGGACAGTATGGTGCCCGCAGCACCCCGCTGGATCCGGCGGACCCGGCTTCTTCCATCATGCATATTGCGGCCCCTGTGTATCACAACGGGCAAATCATCGGCAGCGTCACCGTCGCGAAAGCCAACCGTTCCATTCAGCCTTTTATCGATCAGACCAAGCGCAATCTGGCGTTCTGGATGCTGCTGATGACCGGGCTGGTCCTGATTGTGGGTGGATTGCTGGCCTGGCGGATCAACTCGGCCTTGTCCAAACTGGCCGGGTATGCAGAAAAGATGGGCGCGGGCGAAAAAGTCGCCAAACCCAGATTCCGGATTTTTTATGAGTTTGCCGGTTTGAGTGATGCACTGGAAAAACTTCGCAGCCAGCTCGACGGCAAACAATATGTGGAAGACTATGTCCAGACCCTCACCCACGAGCTGAAAAGTCCGCTGTCGGCCATCAAAGGGGCCAGCGAAATTCTGCAGATGCCCTTGCCCGAGGCCAAGGTCACCCATTTTGCCGGGAATATCGAACGGGAAAGCAATCGCATGCAGCAACTGATTGAGCAATTGCTGGAATTGGCCAAGCTGGAAAAAATGCCGCAACTGGAACAGGTTTCCCGCATTTCCTTTGAAACCCTGATCAACCCTGTGATGCAGTCGGCAGATGCCAGACTCAGCGTGAACAAGAGTTCATGCCATCTGATTGTGGACAACCCTTGCACGATCCATGGTGATCAGTTCCTGCTGCAGCAAGCCTTGTTTAATCTGATGGAGAACGCTCTGGATTTCGTCCGCCCCGGTGGAAGGATTGAATGGCGCATCTCACAATCTGATGGTCTGATGGCGATCCGTCTTTTCAATGAAGGGCCTCACATTCCGGACTATGCCCTCCCCCGGCTGACCGAGCGATTCTATTCGCTGCCGCGTGAAAATGGCGCGAAGAGTACGGGGCTTGGGCTGAATTTCGTGGAACAGGTCACCAAATTACATCAGGGTGAATTAGCGATTCAAAACACAGCAGACGGTGTCAGCGTTACCCTGACCTTTCCGTCTCCATAG
- the creD gene encoding cell envelope integrity protein CreD, with product MKKIFQSEIGMKFGFVLFLLLLLQIPTAMIQNLISERSDLQDSVRRDIARSSSDRQSILGPLLIAKYRQTVAGKEGPYEVTLAKYILPEQFQMNAQLKSFEKYRGIYTARLYHADTNLKGSYALTGLKDIPAEQIESVELVVAVSDSRGINHIGQAKLNGQDFRIQPGTGLKQWSQGFHIPLDPNALDLAQPLQFDLSMVLQGMDSLSVSPVGKQTEVALSSAWPHPSFTGDYLPVESNISEQGFNAVWMTNHLSSNIDELLNQCLSGNRCDSLNSRQMGVSLIEPVDHYLKSYRAINYSLLVITLVFAAFFLLEIFQAKPIHPVQYGFVGLALAVFYLLLISFSEHIGFNGSYLVSAFASSAVLGVYVAGILRHTRHGAVFAGCMLMLYALLFGLLQAESYALLMGTLLCFVILSFVMVLTRHINWYDRSAQIPSPQNNQPDHENQSK from the coding sequence ATGAAAAAAATTTTCCAGAGCGAAATCGGCATGAAATTCGGCTTCGTGCTGTTTTTACTGCTGCTGTTACAAATTCCGACCGCCATGATTCAAAACCTCATCAGTGAGCGTTCCGACCTGCAAGACAGTGTCCGCCGGGACATCGCGCGCAGCAGCAGCGATCGGCAATCCATTTTAGGCCCGTTGCTGATTGCGAAATACCGTCAGACTGTGGCCGGAAAAGAAGGCCCTTACGAAGTGACCCTGGCCAAATATATTCTGCCTGAACAATTCCAGATGAATGCGCAGCTCAAGAGCTTTGAAAAGTATCGCGGCATTTATACCGCTCGGCTTTATCATGCCGATACCAACCTGAAAGGCAGCTATGCACTGACCGGACTCAAGGACATTCCGGCAGAACAGATTGAATCCGTCGAGCTGGTTGTAGCGGTTTCAGACAGCCGGGGGATCAATCACATCGGACAGGCTAAACTCAATGGACAGGATTTTCGTATTCAACCCGGGACGGGCCTGAAACAGTGGTCTCAGGGTTTTCATATCCCGCTCGATCCGAACGCGCTGGATCTGGCACAGCCCCTTCAGTTTGATCTGTCGATGGTTTTGCAGGGGATGGATTCGCTCAGCGTTTCACCTGTGGGAAAACAAACGGAAGTCGCGCTGAGCTCTGCCTGGCCGCACCCAAGCTTTACCGGAGACTATCTGCCGGTTGAATCGAATATTTCTGAACAAGGATTCAACGCGGTTTGGATGACCAATCATCTGTCGAGCAATATTGATGAATTACTGAACCAGTGTTTGTCCGGCAACAGATGTGACTCACTGAACAGCCGCCAGATGGGCGTGAGTTTAATTGAACCGGTTGATCACTATCTGAAATCCTATCGTGCCATCAACTACTCTCTGCTGGTAATCACCCTGGTTTTCGCTGCCTTTTTCCTGCTGGAAATCTTTCAGGCCAAACCCATTCACCCGGTTCAGTATGGCTTTGTCGGACTGGCGCTGGCGGTGTTTTACCTGCTGCTGATTTCTTTCAGTGAGCACATTGGGTTCAACGGGTCGTATCTGGTCTCAGCCTTCGCTTCCAGTGCGGTGTTAGGTGTTTATGTTGCCGGTATCCTGAGACACACCCGGCATGGGGCTGTCTTCGCAGGATGTATGCTGATGCTGTATGCGCTGCTGTTCGGACTGCTGCAGGCAGAAAGCTACGCTTTACTGATGGGAACCCTGCTCTGCTTTGTTATTTTGAGCTTTGTCATGGTTCTGACCCGTCATATCAACTGGTATGACCGTTCGGCTCAGATTCCGTCGCCTCAAAACAACCAACCCGACCACGAAAACCAATCAAAGTAA
- a CDS encoding DUF2809 domain-containing protein, with protein MIRFSLHRCLVSLTLLAILVFIALYVKDSFIRPFIGDVLVVIWIYTCVTTVVQCKPLVTSLGVLLFAYSIEWAQYVQVLTWLGLADHTALRIIFGATFDWLDLLAYTIGCGICLLDEHRPPLSPSR; from the coding sequence ATGATTCGATTCTCATTGCACCGCTGTCTGGTCAGTCTGACTTTACTGGCGATCCTTGTTTTTATTGCGCTGTACGTCAAAGACAGTTTCATCCGACCCTTTATCGGCGATGTGCTGGTGGTGATCTGGATTTACACTTGTGTGACCACAGTGGTTCAATGCAAACCGCTGGTTACCAGCCTGGGCGTGCTGCTCTTCGCTTACAGTATTGAATGGGCACAATATGTGCAGGTGCTGACGTGGCTGGGCTTGGCGGATCACACCGCCCTGCGGATCATCTTTGGTGCGACCTTCGACTGGCTGGATCTGCTGGCTTATACCATCGGCTGCGGGATCTGTCTGCTGGATGAGCATCGTCCGCCGCTGTCCCCTTCACGCTGA
- a CDS encoding sodium:proton antiporter has translation MTGYESIPSLVIFAVLGWIALNAIFFFSHRWRLFSDITWILFFGLIYGALSAMPDSQLPDLVLEPHMVLYVFVPLLVFASTQCMCLFHFKQVLVPATLAGTLGIVISMLVIAAAVHWLLGVPVLPALLFGVIISATDPLAISALFKGNQQVTEDQKLLIEGESILNDGFVVTVAGILSLVVFTDAELNLTDSILSFVSHVIGALTVGIVLGRGARWLLTLLHERHYTLTTNITLALAYGSFVLAEEMHFSGILAVFAAALAYGYKPYQDDANHQAHQEIWEYLDYVANALLFFLLGASVFTLLSVENLSLVVIGISIVLLFSARFISLWLMRPVLHINHRKLTRLDFWLLNFSGARGAVSIALLLMLPADFAYKPLFLTMAISMILFSLIVYPVITKTLLARTAASSPMNG, from the coding sequence GTGACTGGTTATGAGTCGATTCCCTCACTCGTCATCTTTGCTGTACTGGGCTGGATTGCGCTGAACGCGATATTTTTCTTCTCCCACCGCTGGCGGCTGTTTTCGGATATCACCTGGATTCTTTTCTTTGGATTGATCTACGGTGCACTGTCCGCCATGCCGGATTCGCAACTGCCAGATCTGGTGCTGGAGCCTCATATGGTGCTCTACGTGTTTGTGCCTTTGCTGGTGTTTGCATCGACACAATGTATGTGTCTGTTTCACTTCAAACAGGTGTTAGTACCGGCAACACTGGCAGGCACGCTGGGTATCGTCATTAGTATGCTGGTGATTGCGGCAGCTGTTCACTGGCTGCTGGGTGTGCCCGTCCTGCCTGCCCTACTGTTTGGTGTCATCATTTCGGCGACAGATCCGCTTGCGATCAGCGCCCTGTTCAAAGGCAATCAGCAAGTCACCGAAGATCAGAAGCTTTTAATTGAAGGCGAATCCATTTTGAATGATGGCTTTGTCGTCACGGTTGCGGGTATTTTGTCTCTGGTTGTGTTCACCGACGCAGAACTGAACCTGACCGACAGCATCCTCAGTTTTGTCAGTCACGTGATCGGTGCCCTGACGGTTGGGATTGTATTAGGCAGAGGCGCACGCTGGTTGCTGACCCTACTGCATGAAAGACATTACACCCTGACCACCAACATCACTTTGGCATTGGCTTATGGCAGTTTTGTATTGGCCGAAGAAATGCATTTTTCCGGTATTCTCGCCGTCTTTGCCGCTGCACTGGCTTATGGTTATAAACCCTACCAGGACGATGCAAACCATCAGGCCCATCAGGAGATCTGGGAATATCTGGACTATGTAGCCAATGCGCTGCTGTTCTTCCTGCTGGGCGCCAGTGTGTTTACCCTGCTTTCCGTCGAAAATCTGTCTCTGGTTGTCATCGGGATTTCAATTGTGCTCTTGTTCTCCGCCCGTTTTATCTCGCTCTGGCTAATGCGACCTGTGCTCCATATCAATCATCGCAAACTGACCCGGCTGGATTTCTGGCTGCTGAATTTCTCTGGGGCGCGAGGGGCGGTCTCGATCGCCTTGTTGCTGATGCTACCGGCAGATTTCGCCTATAAGCCACTCTTTCTGACCATGGCAATCAGTATGATTCTGTTCTCGCTGATTGTTTATCCGGTCATTACGAAAACTTTGCTGGCAAGAACCGCTGCATCGTCCCCGATGAACGGTTAA
- the pyrC gene encoding dihydroorotase translates to MTSITITRPDDWHVHLRDGDVLNDTVRDISRYMGRAIVMPNLIPPVTDTEAALAYRERILAAQPSENFSPLMVLYLTDNTTPDEIRKAKATGHVYAAKLYPAGATTNSDSGVTDINKLLPTMEAMQEVGMPLLIHGEVTQHDVDIFDREKVFLETVLAPIVAKMPDLKIVLEHITTKDAVAFVNSAGPNVGATITAHHLMYNRNHMLAGGIRPHFYCLPILKRNTHQEALIAAATSGSKKFFLGTDSAPHAKGKKEAACGCAGSYTAHAAIELYAEVFELAGALNKLEAFASHNGPDFYGLPRNSDTITLTKESWEVPQSMAFGADIVIPIRAGEQISWKVNG, encoded by the coding sequence ATGACGTCGATCACTATTACTCGTCCGGATGACTGGCACGTTCACCTGCGCGATGGCGATGTGCTGAATGACACAGTCCGGGACATCAGCCGATATATGGGCAGAGCAATTGTGATGCCAAACCTGATTCCTCCCGTGACTGATACAGAAGCCGCCCTGGCCTACCGTGAACGCATTCTGGCTGCTCAGCCAAGTGAAAATTTCTCTCCTCTGATGGTGCTTTACCTCACCGATAACACAACCCCCGACGAAATCCGCAAAGCCAAAGCCACTGGCCATGTTTACGCCGCAAAACTCTATCCGGCCGGTGCAACCACCAACTCAGACTCTGGTGTGACCGATATCAACAAGCTGCTGCCAACCATGGAAGCCATGCAGGAAGTGGGAATGCCGCTGTTGATTCATGGCGAAGTGACCCAACACGATGTCGATATTTTCGACCGTGAAAAAGTTTTCCTGGAAACGGTTCTGGCCCCTATCGTGGCCAAGATGCCGGATCTGAAAATCGTTCTGGAACACATCACCACCAAGGACGCAGTGGCGTTTGTGAACAGTGCAGGTCCGAATGTCGGCGCAACGATTACGGCTCATCACCTGATGTATAACCGGAATCACATGCTGGCAGGGGGTATTCGTCCGCATTTTTACTGCCTGCCTATCCTGAAGCGCAACACCCATCAGGAAGCGTTGATCGCAGCAGCCACCAGCGGTAGCAAAAAATTCTTCCTGGGTACCGACTCTGCGCCGCATGCCAAAGGTAAAAAAGAAGCGGCCTGTGGTTGTGCGGGGTCTTATACCGCCCATGCAGCCATTGAGCTGTATGCTGAAGTCTTCGAACTGGCTGGAGCGCTCAACAAACTGGAAGCCTTTGCCAGCCACAACGGCCCGGATTTCTACGGCCTGCCACGCAACAGCGACACCATTACGCTGACCAAAGAAAGCTGGGAAGTACCTCAGTCGATGGCATTCGGTGCAGATATCGTGATACCGATCCGTGCCGGTGAGCAAATCAGCTGGAAAGTAAACGGCTGA